A genome region from Bacillaceae bacterium IKA-2 includes the following:
- the murF gene encoding UDP-N-acetylmuramoyl-tripeptide--D-alanyl-D-alanine ligase, translated as MIPHSVKDIREVIDGKLVKGSEDWSVEDVVYRLEKLHTKKSMIFLRLKRKVDWDRIKSFSPCVVVTDEIFDELQSIPQCTVILVQQTSKAFWTFVEYYRDLIDIPVVAVTGTCGKTTTKEMITQILSNDRTVQATKGSANSRLQDLPYLLGIDHNTKAAVIETAVGRPGDITEHCRYFKPTIGVITNIGVYHLDGCGTFENYLKAKAEMLDCIDETGVLILNGDDENIKKLKLENCKGRIVRFGIDPSCHYRASNIDFVEGGMAFTLTFEKKNYSVFVPGYGEHQVENALATIAAVSEIGMGIKEAIDYLRGYRPFGRYLELSHGMSGAMILDDTFLTNPMSIEAALKVLKSLAKGRTKIALLGEINRLGDFDEEYHRQIGDMVVKYKVDTLITVGKKADDIGKQAKKKGFKGPIYAFETLAGLYEMLVEMLDSQKILLVKGYGYDRPLVLLTKRLARG; from the coding sequence TTGATACCACACTCGGTAAAGGACATAAGAGAAGTTATTGATGGAAAACTAGTAAAGGGATCAGAGGATTGGAGTGTAGAGGATGTTGTTTATCGTCTAGAAAAACTTCATACAAAAAAGTCGATGATTTTCCTTAGGTTAAAAAGAAAAGTAGATTGGGATAGAATTAAAAGTTTTTCACCATGTGTAGTTGTTACTGATGAAATATTTGATGAGCTACAATCTATCCCTCAATGTACAGTTATCTTAGTTCAACAGACTAGTAAAGCTTTTTGGACTTTCGTAGAGTACTATCGAGATCTCATTGATATTCCAGTCGTAGCTGTTACAGGAACATGTGGAAAAACAACAACAAAAGAAATGATTACACAAATACTAAGTAATGATCGTACCGTTCAAGCCACAAAAGGAAGTGCTAATTCACGACTACAAGACCTTCCCTATTTATTAGGCATTGATCACAACACTAAAGCTGCAGTTATTGAAACAGCTGTCGGACGTCCTGGTGATATTACAGAGCATTGTCGATATTTTAAGCCGACAATTGGAGTCATTACGAACATAGGAGTTTACCATTTAGATGGTTGTGGTACTTTTGAGAATTATCTAAAAGCCAAAGCGGAAATGCTTGATTGTATTGATGAAACAGGAGTTCTTATCTTGAATGGCGATGATGAGAACATAAAGAAACTAAAACTTGAAAACTGTAAAGGGAGAATTGTCAGATTCGGCATCGATCCAAGCTGTCACTATCGAGCTTCTAACATTGACTTTGTAGAAGGAGGAATGGCATTTACGCTCACTTTTGAGAAAAAAAATTATTCAGTATTTGTCCCTGGGTATGGAGAACACCAAGTAGAAAATGCGCTTGCCACTATCGCCGCTGTAAGTGAAATAGGGATGGGAATAAAGGAAGCGATTGATTATTTAAGAGGGTATCGGCCCTTTGGAAGATATCTTGAACTTTCCCACGGAATGAGTGGAGCGATGATTTTAGATGACACTTTTTTAACAAACCCAATGTCAATTGAAGCTGCTTTAAAAGTTTTAAAATCATTGGCAAAAGGAAGAACAAAAATAGCTTTGTTAGGAGAAATCAATCGTCTCGGGGACTTTGATGAAGAATATCATCGACAAATTGGCGATATGGTTGTCAAATACAAAGTAGATACACTAATTACGGTTGGCAAAAAGGCAGATGATATTGGGAAGCAAGCGAAAAAGAAGGGATTCAAAGGCCCAATTTACGCTTTCGAAACATTAGCTGGACTCTATGAAATGCTAGTAGAAATGCTTGATTCTCAAAAAATATTGTTGGTAAAAGGTTACGGATATGATCGTCCATTAGTACTGCTAACGAAGAGATTAGCCAGAGGTTAA
- the fabI gene encoding enoyl-ACP reductase FabI, with product MNLSLENRTFVVMGVANKRSIAWGIAQSLSKAGARLIFTYAGERFEKSVRDLTETLERKDHLVLPCDISSDEEIDATFNIIKEEVGVIHGIAHCIAFANKEELNGEYLSTTREGFLLAHNISAYSLTAVSKAARGLMTEGGSIVTLTYLGGERVVKNYNVMGVAKASLDASVRYLANDLGREGIRVNSISAGPIRTLSAKGISDFNKVVEEFESCAPLRRTVTQEEVGDAALFLMSDLSRGITGEILHVDGGYNIIGLME from the coding sequence ATGAATTTATCGTTAGAAAATCGTACATTTGTCGTTATGGGCGTGGCCAATAAAAGAAGTATTGCTTGGGGAATTGCTCAATCATTATCAAAAGCTGGCGCTAGATTAATATTTACATACGCCGGAGAAAGATTTGAAAAAAGTGTCAGAGACTTAACTGAAACGTTGGAAAGAAAAGATCATCTTGTTCTTCCTTGTGATATTTCAAGTGACGAAGAAATCGATGCTACTTTCAATATAATTAAAGAAGAAGTCGGTGTCATCCACGGTATTGCACACTGTATTGCTTTTGCTAACAAAGAAGAGTTAAATGGAGAATACTTATCTACAACTCGAGAAGGCTTTTTACTTGCACATAACATTAGTGCTTATTCCCTTACTGCGGTTAGTAAAGCGGCTAGAGGTTTAATGACAGAAGGTGGCAGTATCGTTACTTTAACGTATTTAGGTGGAGAACGAGTTGTTAAGAATTACAATGTTATGGGTGTAGCAAAAGCTTCTTTGGATGCTAGTGTAAGATATTTAGCTAATGACCTTGGTAGAGAAGGAATTCGTGTTAACTCGATTTCTGCAGGTCCAATTCGGACATTATCAGCTAAGGGTATTTCTGACTTTAATAAAGTAGTCGAAGAGTTTGAATCTTGTGCGCCACTTCGCAGAACAGTTACTCAAGAAGAAGTAGGCGATGCAGCATTGTTTCTAATGAGTGATTTGTCGCGTGGAATTACTGGAGAAATTCTTCACGTTGATGGCGGTTATAATATTATCGGCTTAATGGAATAA
- a CDS encoding M14 family zinc carboxypeptidase, whose amino-acid sequence MVNGNNPYSQLVALLVSESHSSPYLLAEVIGQSAKGQNIYCITVSKDPATYNKSYCQRNAQQLISSLENNTPPEISNKLPIVIIANIHGHETVGANAILRLLAHFAEGGDHPLLEDLILFCIVCANPDGRDRQTRFNGNGFDLNRDFIAQSQPETKVITELITACHPISVFDLHGYVCNDQQRLGIIEPCTHPHNPNYEYDLYQKWALPLAIKMEQSISDNKSSFSSSRYKNLTGTIIPLRDSEQGWDDYSPVSAAMYSILHGALGCTIEAPTRVEDGVLWQYFALLGGCRFIARHKKNLIMNQITFFKRGLQETHFYNQIFPSAYILTSISEDQRALFKLVEYLLSNQVTVHVSLTAFHANNYFYKKGTFIIKMDQAKSVFANTVLWPGENLSSGPKMTELCTWNLPLLWGVKASKVIEPLNAQTKPIRGLSLTTSSPQPFPLKNIKKTTIAIICDGGMFRKQSHAGLKSALQELGLKFIELKPKDIVHRNTLSDIDVIIYNGNEQLFYTHQRVKEPYRQFALENKEQQQACVENIRSFVNRGGKVIAIGAGATRAIQKVFRLTKVKTNVSGWNDNAIVKVDYKNTPITAGFNKNDIGFVYRPAWFTNIDEVEVLATYTNGDNAFISGYWPDHHKGQENPVIVSDKSGQVILIGLEVCFRGLTGYFYPLLVNAIYS is encoded by the coding sequence ATGGTTAATGGAAACAATCCGTATTCACAATTAGTGGCCTTGCTAGTAAGCGAATCTCATTCCTCTCCTTACCTTTTAGCGGAGGTGATCGGGCAATCAGCAAAAGGTCAAAACATTTATTGCATAACAGTTAGTAAGGATCCAGCGACATATAATAAAAGCTATTGCCAAAGAAATGCGCAACAGCTTATCAGTAGTTTAGAAAATAACACTCCTCCTGAAATCTCCAATAAATTACCAATTGTAATTATTGCCAATATACACGGACATGAAACAGTTGGAGCAAATGCGATTCTTAGACTATTAGCTCATTTTGCAGAAGGCGGCGACCATCCACTTTTAGAAGATCTCATCCTATTTTGCATTGTCTGTGCTAATCCCGATGGAAGAGATAGACAAACAAGGTTCAATGGAAATGGTTTTGATTTGAATCGGGATTTTATCGCGCAATCTCAGCCAGAGACAAAAGTAATTACTGAACTTATTACTGCTTGTCATCCTATTTCTGTATTCGATCTTCATGGATATGTCTGTAATGATCAGCAAAGGTTAGGTATTATCGAACCTTGTACACACCCACATAATCCTAACTATGAGTATGATTTGTATCAGAAATGGGCTCTCCCCTTAGCAATAAAAATGGAACAGTCCATAAGTGATAATAAATCTAGTTTTTCATCTTCACGTTATAAAAATTTAACCGGAACCATTATCCCGCTTCGTGATAGTGAACAAGGGTGGGATGACTACTCTCCGGTTAGCGCTGCCATGTATTCAATTCTTCATGGTGCCCTCGGGTGTACGATTGAAGCTCCAACACGAGTGGAAGACGGTGTACTCTGGCAGTATTTTGCGTTGTTAGGTGGATGCCGTTTTATAGCTAGACATAAAAAAAATCTGATTATGAACCAAATCACTTTCTTTAAAAGAGGTTTACAAGAAACTCATTTTTACAATCAAATCTTCCCTAGCGCTTATATATTAACGTCGATCAGTGAGGATCAGAGAGCTTTATTTAAACTAGTGGAATATTTACTAAGTAATCAGGTAACCGTTCACGTATCATTAACTGCCTTTCATGCAAACAACTATTTCTATAAAAAAGGCACCTTTATTATAAAAATGGATCAAGCGAAGTCTGTTTTCGCTAATACAGTTTTGTGGCCGGGAGAAAATCTCTCAAGTGGTCCGAAAATGACCGAACTCTGTACGTGGAATTTACCGTTATTATGGGGAGTTAAAGCTTCAAAAGTCATTGAACCGTTGAATGCGCAAACCAAACCGATAAGAGGTCTATCACTTACTACTAGTTCTCCTCAACCATTTCCACTAAAAAACATTAAAAAAACAACCATCGCGATTATTTGTGATGGCGGTATGTTTAGAAAACAATCACATGCTGGATTAAAATCAGCTCTTCAAGAGCTTGGATTAAAATTTATAGAATTAAAACCGAAAGACATAGTTCATAGAAATACTTTAAGCGATATTGACGTTATTATTTATAACGGTAATGAACAATTATTTTATACTCATCAAAGAGTGAAAGAACCATACCGACAGTTTGCGTTGGAAAATAAAGAACAGCAGCAGGCGTGCGTCGAAAATATAAGATCATTTGTTAATAGAGGTGGTAAGGTAATTGCGATAGGAGCAGGAGCTACAAGAGCGATCCAAAAAGTTTTTAGATTAACAAAGGTCAAAACAAATGTTTCTGGATGGAACGACAATGCCATTGTTAAAGTTGATTATAAAAACACGCCAATAACTGCTGGTTTTAATAAAAATGACATTGGGTTTGTCTATCGCCCAGCATGGTTTACTAATATCGACGAGGTTGAAGTATTAGCAACCTATACTAATGGGGATAATGCCTTTATTTCTGGTTACTGGCCAGATCATCATAAGGGACAAGAAAATCCCGTTATCGTAAGTGATAAAAGTGGCCAGGTCATTTTAATTGGATTGGAAGTGTGTTTTCGAGGATTAACTGGTTATTTTTATCCCTTATTAGTAAATGCCATTTACTCGTAA
- the murF gene encoding UDP-N-acetylmuramoyl-tripeptide--D-alanyl-D-alanine ligase produces MKPIKLKEIRDLIQGELIQGEESWFIKAAVELNRHKIRVRKTLIFVGRHQQIDWDVLKRVEPCAIITDKRDEELKGASEKVTIIRVEKIRDAFWKFVNYYRNQFDIPIVAITGTCGKTTTREMITHILEQSHQVKKTVKNLNEPRRSFIYLLGIDDQIDVGVFETGLGNPGNLKYHCMIYRPTIGIITTIGIDHLEHCKTIDGYIQAKGEIIEGMDPDGVLILNGDNENIKKLPLNHFKGRVVYFGCNPKADFKAENIRFSENGMEFTLCFEENKYPMSVPGYGDHQVYNALAAVAAVYEIGIGLDEASRRLKTFTNMERHLEVFSGINESQIIDDTWSTNPTSIEAALKVLSSLGRNKETLLLIGDIQQLGVYEKKIHRQVGSLIAKENVDILITVGPLAEEMANQGLMDGFKGKVFKFENLERVKELLEELLNKNSLLLVKGSRLNKEMLQLAEELKVNKNQ; encoded by the coding sequence TTGAAGCCGATTAAACTAAAGGAGATTCGGGATCTTATTCAAGGAGAGCTAATACAGGGAGAAGAAAGCTGGTTTATTAAAGCTGCTGTAGAATTGAACCGTCATAAAATTAGAGTTAGAAAGACTTTAATTTTTGTTGGAAGGCATCAACAGATAGATTGGGATGTTTTAAAGAGAGTTGAGCCTTGTGCAATTATAACCGATAAGAGAGATGAAGAATTAAAAGGAGCAAGTGAAAAGGTAACGATTATCCGTGTTGAGAAAATAAGAGATGCTTTTTGGAAATTCGTAAATTACTACAGAAATCAGTTTGATATTCCGATTGTCGCTATTACAGGAACATGTGGAAAAACAACAACTAGGGAGATGATTACACATATTTTAGAGCAAAGTCATCAAGTTAAAAAAACAGTTAAAAATTTAAATGAACCTCGTAGATCATTTATTTATCTTCTAGGTATTGATGATCAGATAGATGTTGGTGTATTTGAAACGGGGTTAGGCAATCCCGGGAATTTAAAGTACCATTGTATGATTTACCGTCCTACAATTGGAATTATTACGACAATTGGAATAGATCACTTAGAGCATTGTAAAACGATAGATGGTTACATTCAAGCAAAGGGTGAAATTATTGAGGGAATGGATCCAGATGGTGTGCTAATCTTAAATGGTGATAATGAAAATATAAAAAAACTTCCCCTCAATCATTTTAAAGGTCGTGTCGTATACTTTGGATGTAATCCAAAGGCAGACTTTAAAGCTGAAAATATAAGGTTTAGTGAAAACGGTATGGAATTTACATTGTGCTTTGAAGAGAATAAATATCCAATGTCAGTCCCAGGATACGGGGATCATCAAGTCTATAATGCACTAGCTGCAGTGGCTGCCGTTTATGAAATTGGAATAGGGTTAGACGAGGCTTCAAGAAGATTAAAGACGTTTACTAACATGGAAAGACATTTAGAGGTATTTTCAGGAATTAACGAGTCACAAATAATTGATGATACATGGAGTACAAATCCTACCTCTATTGAAGCAGCACTTAAGGTGCTTAGTTCTTTAGGTAGAAACAAAGAAACATTGCTGCTTATTGGAGATATCCAACAACTGGGAGTATATGAAAAAAAGATTCATCGGCAAGTAGGTAGTTTAATAGCAAAAGAGAATGTCGATATCTTGATTACGGTTGGCCCTTTAGCTGAGGAGATGGCAAATCAGGGGTTGATGGATGGATTTAAGGGTAAAGTCTTTAAATTTGAAAATCTAGAAAGGGTTAAAGAGTTACTTGAAGAGCTCTTAAATAAGAATTCATTACTTTTAGTGAAAGGATCAAGACTAAATAAAGAAATGCTTCAGTTAGCTGAAGAACTTAAGGTTAATAAAAATCAATAA
- a CDS encoding YheC/YheD family protein gives MRKYVGKWFLHQFMMEETRLHSYLPHTDSLNIQSFSNFLGNYQEVFLKPSSSSQGIGVVYVTFIAKDIYKIHKGYSQEIFHGNIANLYHYLKEKVLIKKHYLIQEKIDLAQIDDSPIDIRVMVQRKKNDLEWVITGKLAKVAAKGFVTTNAAVKLLSIAEVTNKLNVNRLPINKLTTNKLEQEIENLSLLLVKHLHSYFTDIHTFGLDIGIDNKGKIWIIEANIYPVIIMFDNVEDKLMIQKILEYRRTITTNSVHFTKKNI, from the coding sequence TTGAGGAAATATGTTGGTAAGTGGTTTCTTCATCAATTTATGATGGAAGAAACTAGGCTTCACAGTTATTTACCACATACAGATTCGTTAAATATTCAATCTTTTAGCAATTTTTTGGGGAATTATCAAGAGGTTTTTTTGAAACCAAGTTCAAGTTCCCAAGGAATAGGAGTAGTGTATGTAACTTTTATAGCCAAAGATATCTATAAAATTCATAAAGGATACAGTCAAGAAATTTTTCATGGAAATATAGCTAATCTCTACCATTATTTGAAGGAGAAAGTCTTAATCAAAAAACATTATCTTATTCAAGAAAAGATTGACCTTGCTCAGATAGATGATTCTCCCATCGATATTAGAGTTATGGTTCAAAGAAAGAAGAATGATTTAGAGTGGGTGATAACCGGAAAACTTGCAAAAGTGGCTGCAAAGGGGTTTGTGACTACAAATGCAGCTGTGAAATTACTTTCGATAGCGGAAGTGACGAACAAACTTAATGTTAATAGACTTCCTATTAATAAACTTACTACTAATAAGTTAGAACAAGAAATAGAAAACCTGTCTTTATTACTTGTTAAACACTTGCACAGTTATTTTACAGATATTCATACTTTTGGATTAGACATTGGGATAGATAATAAAGGTAAAATTTGGATTATTGAAGCTAATATTTATCCCGTCATTATAATGTTTGATAATGTTGAAGACAAATTAATGATTCAAAAAATCTTAGAATACCGAAGAACTATAACTACTAATAGTGTTCATTTTACTAAAAAGAACATCTAA
- a CDS encoding NlpC/P60 family protein translates to MITLGALPETSKLVNAQTTAATQTSVVEAKADSIIETGVDLIGKATYHYTEYKDTAPYVFGCGGYVYFVFQQNGIDIGTRNIEIQAQLGEFVPKSDLQKGDLLFFDDTPGYGSAYTHVGIYMGNNKMVHMADSRSDIIVSDLGSSSYYRDFYKTARRVIPHFMQAQNDLTQGNQIIETIESLVGKVTYGFNYNEDTLTFNTTGFAYYVFKQNGIDLESRNISEMANVGTYVEQSDLQIGDLVFFSNGASNGKPALVGIYAGNSQFYILSDSSGIKKSVILFDWYQENYVTARRVIDSNSTEVADEDVVEEETEQPPTSGTVEVSGDAIAKSAVELRQKASFSQVNDEANLAFNALGYARYVYKINGIELSANSLSDLSKLGQAVSRNEWQKGDLLFFGSDNNGAPTTVAIYIGNGEFIHPASAALGIRRANMTMSWYKDNFVTARRVIDANSTPMIDEDAVEEVVTGDEIAKSAVELRQKASFSQVNDEANLAFNALGYARFVYKINGIDLSANSLLDLSKLGQAVSSNEWQKGDLLFFGSDNNGAPTTVGIYIGNGEVIHPASSALGIRRVSITMSWYKDNFVTARRVL, encoded by the coding sequence ATGATTACTTTAGGTGCCTTACCTGAAACTTCGAAGCTAGTAAATGCTCAAACAACCGCGGCTACTCAGACTTCAGTAGTTGAAGCAAAAGCAGATTCAATCATTGAAACAGGTGTAGATTTAATCGGTAAAGCGACTTACCATTATACAGAGTACAAGGATACGGCCCCGTATGTATTTGGATGTGGTGGTTATGTTTATTTCGTATTTCAACAAAATGGCATTGATATTGGTACAAGAAACATTGAGATACAAGCACAATTAGGAGAATTTGTTCCTAAAAGTGACTTGCAAAAAGGTGATTTACTCTTCTTTGATGACACACCAGGATACGGATCGGCTTACACCCATGTCGGTATCTATATGGGAAATAATAAGATGGTACATATGGCGGATTCAAGGAGCGATATTATTGTTTCTGATTTAGGTAGTAGCTCTTATTACAGAGACTTCTATAAAACAGCTAGACGTGTGATCCCACATTTCATGCAAGCGCAAAATGATCTAACACAAGGAAATCAAATTATTGAAACTATTGAAAGTTTAGTAGGAAAAGTTACTTATGGATTTAACTATAATGAAGATACGTTAACATTTAATACAACTGGTTTTGCTTACTATGTATTCAAGCAAAATGGAATTGACTTGGAATCTAGAAATATTAGCGAAATGGCGAATGTTGGAACTTACGTTGAACAAAGTGATTTACAAATAGGCGATCTAGTCTTTTTTTCTAACGGTGCAAGTAATGGAAAACCAGCACTAGTAGGCATTTATGCTGGAAATTCACAATTCTATATTCTTTCTGACTCAAGCGGTATTAAGAAAAGTGTCATCCTTTTTGATTGGTACCAAGAAAACTACGTAACAGCACGTCGGGTGATCGATTCTAACTCAACGGAAGTGGCAGACGAGGACGTCGTTGAAGAAGAAACAGAGCAACCACCTACTTCTGGCACAGTCGAAGTAAGCGGTGATGCGATTGCCAAAAGTGCAGTAGAGTTGCGTCAAAAAGCATCATTTAGTCAAGTAAACGATGAAGCAAATTTAGCTTTTAATGCATTAGGTTATGCTCGCTATGTTTATAAAATAAATGGTATTGAGTTATCTGCAAACAGTCTGTCAGATCTATCCAAATTAGGCCAAGCTGTCTCAAGAAACGAATGGCAAAAAGGTGACTTATTATTTTTTGGTTCAGATAATAATGGAGCACCAACAACAGTAGCTATCTATATTGGTAACGGTGAATTCATTCACCCTGCTAGCGCTGCTTTAGGAATAAGAAGAGCAAATATGACAATGAGCTGGTACAAAGATAATTTTGTGACAGCGCGTCGAGTAATCGATGCTAACTCAACACCAATGATTGACGAAGACGCTGTTGAAGAAGTAGTAACAGGTGATGAGATTGCCAAAAGTGCAGTAGAGTTGCGTCAAAAAGCATCATTTAGTCAAGTAAACGATGAAGCAAATTTAGCTTTTAATGCATTAGGTTATGCTCGCTTTGTTTATAAAATAAATGGTATTGACTTATCTGCAAACAGTCTTTTAGATCTGTCAAAATTAGGTCAAGCTGTCTCAAGTAACGAATGGCAAAAAGGTGACTTATTATTTTTCGGTTCAGATAATAATGGAGCACCAACAACAGTAGGCATCTATATTGGTAACGGTGAAGTGATTCACCCTGCTAGCTCTGCTTTAGGAATAAGAAGAGTCAGTATAACAATGAGCTGGTACAAAGATAATTTTGTGACAGCACGTCGAGTATTATAA
- a CDS encoding monovalent cation:proton antiporter family protein, with the protein MEEHASVASLVIVVTIAFLIPVILHRLRLQVIPVVVAEIIAGIFIGKSGFNIVQFDIWLETLSLLGFIFLMFLSGLEIDFSAFMNKKKKVILPNGKQEPNAFVVATVIFVFVFGLSFLLSLMFVGLGYIDNAFLMTLIISTISLGVVVPTLKEANLMDKAIGQIILLVAVIADLVTMILLAVFVSLYGPEGGNMWLLLILFAVGILIYFIGKHFREQTYFETMKKGTIQIDTRAIFTLIILLVALSETVGAENILGAFLAGVLVSLLSPNPEMVKKLDSFGYGFLIPIFFVMVGVELEIWALFKDPKVLLLIPLLFIALLVSKVLPALILKRWYDWKTTIGAGFLLTSTLSLVIAAVAIGERIGIIDSQLASALILVAVISCIITPIAFKKVFPFNDQIIQQQKVVFVGSNQLTMPLSLNLDSERFDTYVYHTKQQKIEALNPDSAFSIVEIANFELSTLEKKQVFDTDILVVATGDEEKNFKIAKKGKELGIERVIARVDKPTLQNFLKEIDVDVFSIFLSTQIIVKALIESPSVVGLINKLDSGLYEIDMKNPNFEGLLLREFPYLGDTVFVHIFRGNESIVPHGDTTLKLDDRIVVTGSLKHVQELRSYFE; encoded by the coding sequence GTGGAAGAACATGCATCAGTAGCATCCCTCGTTATTGTCGTTACAATTGCTTTTCTTATTCCAGTTATTTTACATAGACTTCGACTGCAAGTGATTCCAGTTGTTGTTGCCGAAATAATTGCAGGAATTTTCATTGGTAAAAGCGGTTTTAATATTGTCCAATTCGATATTTGGCTAGAGACACTTTCTTTATTAGGATTTATCTTTTTAATGTTTTTAAGTGGTTTAGAAATTGATTTTTCAGCATTTATGAATAAAAAGAAAAAAGTAATCTTACCAAACGGTAAACAAGAACCGAATGCATTTGTCGTTGCGACCGTTATTTTTGTTTTTGTATTTGGTTTGTCATTTTTACTATCGTTAATGTTTGTAGGGCTTGGTTATATTGACAATGCCTTTTTAATGACGTTAATCATTTCAACAATTTCTTTAGGTGTTGTAGTACCAACGCTAAAAGAAGCGAATTTAATGGATAAAGCGATTGGCCAAATTATTTTATTAGTTGCCGTGATTGCAGACTTGGTAACGATGATATTATTAGCTGTATTTGTGTCTTTATATGGGCCTGAAGGCGGGAATATGTGGTTATTATTAATTCTTTTTGCCGTTGGTATTTTAATTTACTTTATTGGCAAACACTTTCGTGAACAAACCTATTTTGAAACAATGAAAAAAGGAACGATACAAATTGATACGAGAGCCATTTTTACGTTAATTATTTTATTAGTTGCTTTATCAGAGACAGTAGGAGCAGAAAACATTTTAGGAGCATTTTTAGCTGGTGTACTTGTGTCATTATTATCTCCTAATCCTGAAATGGTGAAAAAATTAGATTCATTCGGATATGGCTTTTTGATCCCAATATTTTTCGTCATGGTCGGTGTCGAGCTTGAAATTTGGGCTCTATTCAAAGATCCTAAAGTATTACTATTAATACCATTACTTTTTATAGCCCTACTAGTATCAAAGGTTTTGCCTGCATTAATTTTAAAACGGTGGTATGATTGGAAAACTACGATTGGAGCAGGATTTCTGTTAACATCAACGCTTTCATTAGTGATTGCAGCGGTCGCAATAGGTGAGCGAATCGGAATTATCGATAGCCAATTAGCCTCGGCATTAATCTTGGTAGCGGTAATTTCATGTATTATCACACCAATTGCCTTTAAAAAAGTTTTTCCTTTTAATGACCAAATAATTCAACAACAAAAAGTGGTTTTTGTCGGTTCTAATCAATTAACAATGCCGCTATCATTAAACTTGGACAGTGAACGCTTTGATACTTACGTCTATCACACGAAGCAGCAAAAAATTGAGGCATTAAATCCAGATAGCGCTTTTTCAATAGTAGAAATTGCTAATTTTGAACTTAGTACCCTTGAAAAAAAACAAGTATTTGATACCGATATTCTAGTTGTCGCAACAGGTGATGAAGAAAAAAACTTTAAAATCGCAAAAAAAGGTAAGGAACTTGGAATCGAAAGAGTGATCGCCAGAGTTGATAAGCCGACGTTACAAAACTTTTTAAAAGAAATTGACGTCGATGTTTTTTCAATTTTTTTATCAACTCAAATAATCGTCAAAGCTTTAATTGAAAGCCCAAGTGTTGTCGGTTTAATTAATAAGTTAGATAGTGGACTCTACGAAATTGATATGAAAAATCCGAATTTTGAGGGATTATTACTTAGAGAGTTTCCGTATTTAGGTGATACCGTTTTTGTGCATATTTTTCGAGGTAATGAGTCAATTGTACCGCATGGTGACACAACACTGAAGCTTGATGATCGAATTGTTGTCACAGGTAGTTTAAAGCATGTGCAGGAGCTAAGAAGTTATTTTGAATAA
- a CDS encoding YjcZ family sporulation protein, producing MGHYAGSGFALILVLFILLVIIGAAYVC from the coding sequence ATGGGACATTATGCAGGTAGTGGGTTTGCGCTAATTTTAGTGCTATTCATTTTATTAGTAATTATTGGCGCTGCTTATGTGTGCTAA